From the genome of Gracilibacillus salitolerans, one region includes:
- the accB gene encoding acetyl-CoA carboxylase biotin carboxyl carrier protein encodes MLTIQEINQLIDKLDQSTIEEFTYEANGGKIKLKKNTGVTTTHVAPQPVVHSEETVPQAKVEATAKSEIPTEETESNEEPQAKADYDHEIVSPMVGTFYSSPSPDKPVYVQVGDQVSDDTIVCIVEAMKLFNEIEADVTGTITEILAENGELVEYGQPLFRIKKA; translated from the coding sequence ATGTTAACAATACAAGAAATCAATCAATTAATTGACAAATTAGATCAATCGACTATTGAAGAATTCACTTACGAGGCTAATGGTGGTAAAATTAAACTGAAGAAAAATACAGGTGTTACTACAACACATGTAGCTCCACAACCTGTAGTACATTCGGAAGAAACAGTACCACAAGCAAAAGTGGAAGCAACAGCAAAATCAGAAATTCCAACTGAAGAAACTGAATCAAATGAAGAACCACAAGCAAAAGCGGATTATGATCACGAAATTGTCTCACCTATGGTAGGAACTTTCTATAGTTCACCATCACCAGATAAACCAGTATATGTTCAAGTTGGTGATCAAGTAAGTGATGATACCATTGTATGTATCGTAGAAGCGATGAAATTATTTAATGAAATTGAAGCAGATGTAACAGGAACGATAACAGAAATATTAGCAGAAAATGGTGAATTAGTGGAATATGGACAACCATTATTCCGAATTAAGAAGGCATAA
- a CDS encoding SpoIIIAH-like family protein, with translation MLKKQTVWLLTMLSLMIVLSVYYLNAPTEGDLAYFDEDQEQDQTTSSSNVDQLTDESILEEQEETGMEETEMEETENLNTSSINSDQYFAAVRMEISNQRSMEKERLEDIVASSETSSDEKNEAYEAMKEIESLDKKESILEGTLKSLNGYEEVLVRNVSDNNVVITVQADSLSTTEANEIIQHAKDEFGEIKIDVSYKPS, from the coding sequence ATGTTAAAAAAGCAAACAGTATGGTTATTAACGATGTTAAGTTTAATGATTGTGTTAAGTGTGTATTATCTGAATGCACCAACTGAAGGAGATTTGGCATATTTTGATGAAGATCAGGAGCAGGATCAAACGACATCATCATCCAATGTGGACCAATTAACGGATGAATCGATTTTAGAGGAGCAAGAAGAAACAGGAATGGAAGAAACAGAAATGGAAGAAACAGAAAACTTAAATACATCATCGATTAATTCGGACCAATATTTCGCAGCAGTCCGTATGGAAATTTCCAATCAAAGAAGTATGGAAAAAGAAAGACTGGAAGATATTGTTGCTTCAAGTGAAACAAGTTCAGACGAGAAGAATGAAGCTTATGAAGCAATGAAAGAAATAGAATCGTTAGATAAAAAAGAAAGTATTCTGGAGGGCACATTGAAATCTTTAAATGGTTATGAAGAAGTGCTTGTTCGCAATGTATCAGACAATAATGTCGTGATCACAGTTCAAGCTGACAGCCTTTCAACGACAGAAGCAAATGAGATAATTCAACATGCAAAAGATGAATTTGGGGAAATAAAAATTGATGTTAGCTATAAGCCAAGTTAA